ATCGGCACCGTCGAAGGCGAGGGGCTGCGCCCGGTCGGCGGCATGGAGATGGGCGGCAAGGCCCTCTACTGCCACCAGCCGACCCTGCGTCTTCGCCGCGACGACGGCGAGATCACCGAGGTCGCGCTCGACGAGAACACTCGCGTCGAATCGCTCGACGACCCCGCCACCACCTCGGCCAGCGGACCCCCTCCGCAGTCGGTCTGAACCGTTCTCGTGGTGACGCCGTCCCGCGTCGTCGCTCGCCACCGAACCGATCGATCGGCCGGGGCCTCGCTTCGGGAATCGCCCCGGTCGTGGTGCGTGATCCCGCGTCCGAGCCACGCCTGGCCCGGCCGAAGGCCCCGGGTCGACTTCGGCTGATCCCCTTGTTTTGATGTGAAGGACCGCTCGCGATGATCCCGAACTACGGCTTCATCGGCCTCCTGCTGTTTGCGGCGATCGGCTTTGCCGTGGGTCCGCTCGTGCTGGTGGCGCTCATCGCCCCTCGCAAGCGGTCGGTCGAAAAGGGGGAGACCTACGAGTGCGGCGTCCGGACGACCGGCGAGACCTGGGTCCGCTTCCGCTTGCAGTATTACATCTACGCCATCCTGTTCGTCGTCTTCGACATCGAGACGGTGTTCCTCTACCCCTGGGCCGTCAGCTACCTCGGCCTGGCCGAAATGGGATTCGGGCTGTTCGTCCTGGTGGAAATGGTGATCTTCCTGGCCATGCTCGCCGTGGGCCTGGCCTATGCGTGGGCGTCCGGCGACCTTCGCTGGGTGTAACTCAACCGGGATCGCGACAGAGACTCCCGCCCGAAGGAGAGAAGGCTCCGTGATCGCCCCGCTGCTGGACCCGGTGTTCCTGCTGGCTTTT
The DNA window shown above is from Tautonia marina and carries:
- a CDS encoding NADH-quinone oxidoreductase subunit A — its product is MIPNYGFIGLLLFAAIGFAVGPLVLVALIAPRKRSVEKGETYECGVRTTGETWVRFRLQYYIYAILFVVFDIETVFLYPWAVSYLGLAEMGFGLFVLVEMVIFLAMLAVGLAYAWASGDLRWV